A region from the Salvia splendens isolate huo1 chromosome 15, SspV2, whole genome shotgun sequence genome encodes:
- the LOC121769292 gene encoding stress protein DDR48-like, translating to MAEYGRQTDEYGNPTRQTDDEYGNPTRKNDETDDQYGTRKNDEYDNPTRQADNEYGTRKNDEYDNPTRQTDNEYGTRKNDEYDNTTRQTDNEYGNPTRQTDDEYGNPTRKNDETDDQYGTRKNDEYGNPTRQTDDEYGNPTRQTEEYGNHVQRPGGGTDSYGSTGGMNHGTQGGGIGTGTGTGGEYGTEGGGIGIGIGTGTGGGEYGTQGGAGEYDTGMGTGGGQHRRSGSSEEDGEGGRRKKGLKEKLFGGKKEEEQQSYNEE from the exons atgGCGGAATACGGCAGGCAGACCGACGAGTACGGAAACCCGACCCGCCAGACCGACGACGAGTATGGCAACCCGACCCGCAAGAACGACGAGACCGACGACCAGTATGGCACCCGCAAGAACGATGAGTATGACAACCCGACCCGCCAGGCTGACAACGAGTATGGCACCCGCAAGAACGACGAGTATGACAACCCGACCCGACAGACCGACAACGAATATGGCACCCGCAAGAACGACGAGTATGACAACACGACCCGACAGACCGACAACGAGTATGGCAACCCGACCCGCCAGACTGACGACGAGTATGGCAACCCGACCCGCAAGAACGACGAGACCGACGACCAGTATGGCACCCGCAAGAACGATGAGTATGGCAACCCGACCCGCCAGACTGACGACGAGTATGGCAACCCGACCCGCCAGACCGAGGAGTATGGAAACCATGTCCAACGCCCTGGCGGAGGAACTGACTCCTACGGATCTACCGGCGGCATGAATCATGGGACTCAGGGTGGAGGGATCGGCACCGGCACTGGCACTGGAGGAGAGTATGGTACTGAGGGTGGAGGAATCGGCATCGGCATCGGCACCGGCACTGGCGGAGGAGAGTATGGTACTCAGGGCGGCGCAGGAGAGTATGATACTGGAATGGGGACGGGCGGTGGGCAGCACCGGCGCTCCGGAAGCTCG GAGGAGGATGGGGAAGGAGGTAGGAGGAAGAAGGGGCTGAAGGAGAAGCTTTTCGGGGGCaagaaggaggaggagcagcAGAGCTATAATGAAGAGTAA